ACATTCTCCATGGTCCGTTTAAagttcacaattttttttttttggagttaTTTAAAGAAGTTGGTTTTTTCATGTGGAATTGATTGTGTTTTTGTGTGTAGGGAGGATATGGGCGGGTCATAACATTGTGAGGTTTGATTGTGCAAGAATAAGAGAGGCATTTGCGGAGGTGGGTCGGGCCGCCCCCGAGCCAAAGGGAACGATTGACTCCTTGGCTTTGTTGACGCAGAGGTTTGGAAGGAGAGCTGGTGACATGAAGGTAATATTTACCGACATCTCTTTCATTTAggtttttcatataattataaaattcattatttgtaCGTAGAATTAATGCGTCTTTTGGGACCTTTTGATGTTTATCTGAGTTATTGAGTATCCATTAATGTTTTCATTGTGtacttttatattattctgAATTAAGGTTCTTATTTTTGTTGACATTGGActatattttcatgaaatgtGTGTTTGGTATGAGGGAAAGGCAGGTACAGGGTTTGTTCATGGTTGGGTAGAATGTCTGATAGAAGAAGGTTATAGCTTTTTATTGTGTGATTTTCCTGGGAgatgtttaaaaatttgttgatTTGGTCATTATACCTTAATATATAAGAAGGATTGAATTCTCACACGTGGATAGGTAAAATGGTTTCTCCTCTATACTCTTTTTCGCCTCTCGGTTCCCCCCTTCATTTGCTGTTGTAGAAAGTCCTAAAGTATATGACCATTTTATGCCTTCTAAATTCCTTAGTCCTTctcattaaaaactttttcCAAAACCATATTTGATGCCTGTTTGGCTTCTAACATGCTGTAGAgctgaatgttttttttttaatgtaatccACCGAATTGTAAACCCAGAAAGTGCCGTTGTTTTTGAGAAACCTCTTAATATTGCTTCAATGTTTTAGCCCTTATTTGATATCTTGCAATCAAATTCCTAATATCTATATATCATATCTAACATGAATTGATGACTATCGAACTTGCACTCAGGTTTCAGGGTAACTTGATGGTATTATATTTTAGgcattttttattactgttgACTTTTTAACGATGATAAGTTAATTGTCTGTGCAGATGGCCACTCTAGCAACCTATTTTGGGCTTGGGCAGCAGAAACATAGGTATTTTGACAGTCTGCAAGTGATTATTTTACTTGTTCTCCCCATCTACTTGAGATAATAACTTTTGCTATACTCTCTCAGAAGCTTAGATGATGTTCGGATGAATCTTGAAGTTCTCAAGTATTGTGCGACAGTCTTATTCTTGGTAATTATTTAGTTTCTAAAGCAGTGAGACTTCTTCTTAGTTGATAACCCATTGAAAGTTTATGGTAGTACcttatttgtcaaatttcaatTAGTTTTGCAATGCTTCTATTTCCCATCCAATGAGTATGGCGTGCTCTATTGCTAGTTCATCTTGTGCACTGTCTTTTCACATTGGTCAGAGCAACATTGCATGGAGACAATGGATAGAATGCTTTCAGAACTTTGATGAACATGAAAATCTTAAACTGTATTCAAACTTTTCTCTATTCTATATGATCGCACAAGTGTGCTTttaacttttatcttttttttttttttgtatatttaggCTAATTTTAGTTTTACTCTATAATGACTTCGAAAAAGTTCCCAATGTGGTGGATGATGGACCTGCATGTTTCATAAGATTGCTTTTGTAACATTTAAACTAACTTTACCATACTTGCAGGAATCAAGCCTCCCAGACATATTCACAGCCAACAGCTGGGTTTCCCCTAATGCTACTACAAGAAGTCGAAGTAATGGTAAACCATCACCAGCGGGGACAAGCCAAAACCTTAGTACTCCCTTTTCAAGACCTAAGTTTGAAGATGCTCCAAATTTGTCCTCCCCTGATTTAGGAACAGGGGAAGACCTTCCTATATTATCTTTGGTAACTCACAGACAAGGGGAGGAGTTCTCTGATTCAGCCGTAGCTAAGCCGGAGCGAACAGATTCTTTTGATATGGGCAGACTTAGTGATCAGATGGAAACCGAATCCCTTCAGCCAGATGTTAGCATGGAAGAAAAGACAGAACTAGTGTCTCCCAAGATGGATTCAGCAGCTTCTGTTTCTGAGGGTTCAAGTGGCCAAGATGAATTTATAAAACCTGATGAAGTTTCAATTCCTAACATCAGTGCCTGTTTCGTACCACTGTTTCGTGGTGGTCAAATTAAGAGAATTAAAATATTGCACAAAGATGTCATTTTGCAGCTTTATTGTGCTCGTTTAAGAGTAAGATTTGGAATAAGTACAAAGTTCGTTGATCAAGCTGGTCGGCCGCGGTTGAATTTTGTGGTTGACATATCTCCAAATTTATATGAGGTTCTTGATGCATGTAATAATGTTGCACATAAATTTGCCGTGGATTCTGGTAGTAGCTCTGACTGGAGGTGTGTTGTGTCCACAAAAAATGGCCCCTTTAACTATCCCACGGCAAGATTACAGTAAGCCTTTCCTCTTATTGGTTtcattcctttttttcttttttaaattatgataagGAAATGactgaaataacaaaaaaaatttaaatagctGTCCAAGGAAGTGATCATAGTTTTACACATGGAATAGCATGCTTCTGGAACCTagaataacaaatatatttctCCTTGTGTTAGCTGATGATACACTAGTGTTTTGCTTCAATGTTAATTAGTCTTCCTTCTTCATGTACTGTGAATGCACCTAATCAGAGGTGTCTTCTGTTTGTTTTGAACAGTATACCTACTGTCGTAAGTGGCAATGTTGCTCAATATGGCACAGAGATATGCCAGAAAGAACCATCCGGGACTGTACGCAAGCTTGTGTTTGAGAAATTTGATGCTGCAGAACTCGATGCCTTGTTCCAACCAGGTACCTTTGTGGATGCATTTGTCTCCTTGGAACCATATGACTATCAGCAGAGTGCAGGCATCCGAGTAGTGGCAAAAAGGTTGATTATCCATTCTGAGTGATGGCAGAAAATGGTTCTCTGACATCACCAGCTATCTAACCTTTCAACTAGGTAGACTGACATGTatatagaaaattgattttcatttataGGAGATGACATTGCTGATTGACATtgaacttaaatattcatctgtaaatacaattaattgaccatttattttaaaagtgaTGTTGCTGGTCTCTCTCTCAACTCTTCATATATGTTTTACCCGGTTGAGGAAGAAATTTCCAAATATAGATGCATCTGAAAGTGTTTTTATAGTATAAAATCTTGGCGGATGCTAGTAATTTCAACTGTAGCTCGTCATTTATTGACATGGAGCTCCTTGGTGCGTCTTTGATAGACAGGATGTTACCATTTTCATAACCACAATAAGTTAATACCAAAGATGTCGGCACTATTTCACTTTCTTGACGTTATGGTCGTCTCATTTTGGAAGGCTAGTGCTCTGAATCCATGCTTGGATATTTGCAGGGCCGCAGGCCTGAAAATAAAGCCCAGAAGAACCATTGACATCCACGGcgtaataaaaagaaaatgacacaaATAGACGTAGTGCAATGATGATTTTAAGCCAAAAATGTCAATGCAAAATGAGTTTAGCACTAACAAATTTTCTCTAGAGAGAAAATTAtatgttcccacccaaggttttatgCTCCcccctaaaattcaaaaactgcAAAATCCTATAATACAAATCCTCATATAATGTCACATGGCTAAATCATCGTATTACCCTTAACAAATCTCaccttaaataaaattatagtgtTACTTCTAAAATGATCAATGACAATTAGTCTAACTCCGATCATCAGAATCAcaaaaaaaagtgttattttatctaatcCAATCATATTACacatttttaatgtaattttactCATCACCTAATACGATTTGCTAGTTAGAATTACACTTAgtaaaatacatattttgagATGCAATTACACTGAATTTGCATCTCGATGTTGCTAGAATTGCACTGGACAATTGTAATCTAACACAATCACACCTCTCTTAGTGTAATTTTACTCAAATTACACTTATTTTATGTGATTCTAATCAAACAAGCACAAAGGGCAATGATTTTATTGGATCACATCTATTTGTATGATTTCAATCGGATCACATTGTTTTCAATATAATTCAATGATtcgataaaaaaaattggaaagataaataatatctttgtcctacatttaacttttttataacgAAAATGAGTCttcgataatattttatgggttttaaatttagggatttcccaaaccttaggtgggggAATaatttagtattcttttatttgagatatacaaatatattttccGGCCACTTACCTCAATCACATGCTTAACTAATATTCATTATCTCATTCTTAagagttcttttatttttaaaacttattttatttttctactaCATAATTGCATGAAATCATAACTCAACAAAATTGTGTTCGcccattataattatatccaattTGTATCATTTACCTATATAACACTTAGAAagcaatttgatttaaataatattttattattaaaattaaaatattattttaaagataaattaatctaaatattattagatataaataattattatatttgattagagataataatataatatttaaatataattatttaaaatatattttatattatttattatattaattaaaaataaaaatattttaattttaaaaacttaataaataaaaataaaattataataaaattagtattattttaataaccaCGTGATTTCAGATGGGGATAATCGTCTAAGCCCCCTACATAGAACGTGGATATCAAGCGCTGAACGTGGACTTATTCTACGTGATTCACAAATAAATGCTTTCTGATGAAGCGCAAGCGCTGGCTCCGAGCCAAGAAACCGTGGCCTCTTCTTTCTGTCTTCCACGTTAATCGAAAGACAACTTCTTTTACTTAGTTGAAAAGTGATTTGGCTGCTGGCTTTTGTAGGGAAGCGCTTCTCTCAGCCTCGACGGTTGCCGTTTCAAGAAATCCAGACggctttatttttaatttaatatttaaattccCTGGTTGTCTTCCCTGACGTACAGCTCAGAAACTCGTCAAACTAAATcggtatttttttaattaggaaAATTAAACGTGCGCGTTTCGAAACCGATATATAACTGTAAACAAATCGACAACACTCACTGCATTTTCTACCTATAGCCAATGAAAATATCACACGTGGAAATTTGACCAGCTGACTCCATTTCAACCAGTCGTACATTTACAATAATAGGCAGGTAAACAGAGAATCTTTTCCCTTCTGataatttaaactttttgtGAAGAATCAACCGAATCTTGCTGTGCCACCAAAGTGCTAGCTCACAGAGTCACAGTGCAGTCCAGTCCCTAGATTCTACTTTAATGTttatagaaaaggaaaaaagagaaataaatagaAAGGGTGAAATTATTGAAAGGTCTAAGCGGAGAGAACACGTAGTGGAATTTGGTCCGTTTTTAAGTAACCAAGGATAGAGAAGAACACGATGCCTAGATTATTCTCCTCGAATTATCTTTATTTGGCTACTGAATTTCGCCGATAAATTGATTGTTTTCTTAAGAATCTTTTCAATGTCGGGCGAAACGTCGTCATCTAGCTTTACTCTAGAGGCAATCAGCGATGTCGATGACTACATTTGGGTGAGTTttctcttgatttttattttctcgGTTTTGCTAGTATTTGAATGCTCAGAAAGTGCGGGAATGTGACTCGTTagttattttatgttgttgtaGTGAATGATGTAAGTCTTGAGACTTGGATTCTACActgtgttgatttttttttttttagttttttcttttgaaatttatgGCGTGGAGAGGAAGATATTgagttcttttttttcttttcttatgttTTCTCGGAAGCCAAACAGTCTTTACATGTTTTTTGGCTTCAAATTTGTTGGTTGTGGttgttcatttgattggttttttaagttttttttttttttaaatggatcGCGTGGAGAGGAAGATAATTGagttcttaattttcttttcctgtgTTTTCTTGGAAGCCAAACAGTCTTTACATATTTTTTGGCTTAAAATTTGTTGATTGTGGTTGTtcgtttgaaaattattttaggataaattgaccttaacacaaattaattagCTTTATGTAATATGGGTTTTGATATCCCAACCTAATATATTTCTACATGGGATTGGAGATTAAAACCAAATGAGTAGATCTAACAACTTAAAGTAATCATAGGCTTACCAATCTAAAGTAATCCTGGATaccaaaaccaaaaaccaaatGGGTAATGGGTGGGCCTAACAGCCTACAATGATCTTGGGTTTAACGGTCTAAAGTTACCCTGGATaccaaaaccaaaaaccaaatGGGTAATGGGTCGGCCTAATAGCCTAAAGTCATTTTGGGTCTAACAATCTAAAGTAATCTTGGATACCAAAATCAAATGGGTGGGTCTAACAGCCTAAAGTGATCTAGATACAAGTGGTAACGCATCCAGTCAAATGGTGAATCTAACAGCTTATGGTGGTTACAGTTGAGGGAATGTGTGGGCATATAAGTAAGTGATATATAAGTATGATAGATTGAACCTTAATACAagctaattgattttgaataatatgagttttgatctcaacatcaaataaaaaacaatatttgcAGAATTTTTTTGATTTCTACTTTTTGCCTTTCTGTTacaatgaatttgaaaataagtgGATGGTATAGATGCTTCACTAGGAACTTCTGCAGTAAAggaaattaacatcatcttTCTTTTAAATTGCCATTGTTTAAATAATTGCATTATGGTAGCTCAGTGAACTTGTTTTTGTAACTTCAAGTGAACAATGTGAAACAATGAAaaagttttctctctcttttttctttttttaattgtacTTACTGCTTTCTCAAGAGCTGAATGGAGTGATGAGTGCCCATAACTTGTTATAATTGATGGTGCTTAGTATTGTCAATTTATGATTGTTTGGAAATCTGACAGAGTAATGTCAATTGAAATTCAGGCAAATGAAGGAGAGAGATCATTGCCATGGGATACATACAGTCATGTTTTTGATTTGGTGAGAAATGGAAACCATGCATTCCGAGAGAGTCATTTTGAACAGGTAAGGTTTTGACTTCTAGTGCAGTCTATACAATATTTGATTCATGTTCTTGGCCTTCCTCTCAGTATTATATAAATGCTTCTGTTATCATGGTAATTTCGTacagaaaattcaaaaagatgAGGAGCAGGTCAAAAAATATAGTCTTGGAATGCAAGATAAAGATTAGTTCTGTCCTAATAtgtcaataattttttgatctGGTTGGCCCAAATTAGACCTTAATTTTATGTGGATAtgctttttcccttttcaattTTAGATTGCTTTTATGTGTATAGTATCTTTAAATATGTAAGTTGTagtcaaatatttatctattattattatttaatttcattttattttgagttGCAATCCAAAATGGCTTGGATGGAATTGATGGGCTGTACAAAATGAACTAATTAATCTCAGAGTatcttcattatttttgttaaagcttaaatgttttttatcttttacctAAAAGTATTGACTTTTGCAATTAATGGTTATGATTGATTGAGAGATCTCATGTCATTACATTGATTACAATGCGTAAATagtgtttgtgtttgtttcaTTTGCCATGTATGTGAGAGGATGTGTTAGATATTAATAGAATTATTGGGCCCTCCctataagtttcaacttttgaAATTAGTGTTCAGTGTTCACTTAACAATTTCTGCTGCCCAAGGGGTAATTGTCTGTTTTACATTAAGTGCCTTTCCATAACCATGTGAAAATAGAATCCTCAGCTCCTCTTTGTGACGAATTCTCACATCGATCTAATCTGTGGTTATACCTTCAATTGGCTACAGTTGGACCTGTGTTTCCCTCTCAATCACTATCTCATTTTGTAAACCACGCCTTGAATGTGAATTTGGCTCTAACACT
Above is a genomic segment from Mangifera indica cultivar Alphonso chromosome 3, CATAS_Mindica_2.1, whole genome shotgun sequence containing:
- the LOC123211787 gene encoding protein NEN1-like: MSLPADRSQIAFFDVETTVPTRPGQGFAILEFGAILVCPRKLEELHSYSTLVRPADPSLISSISVRCNGITPDAVVSAPSFAEIADTVYDILHGRIWAGHNIVRFDCARIREAFAEVGRAAPEPKGTIDSLALLTQRFGRRAGDMKMATLATYFGLGQQKHRSLDDVRMNLEVLKYCATVLFLESSLPDIFTANSWVSPNATTRSRSNGKPSPAGTSQNLSTPFSRPKFEDAPNLSSPDLGTGEDLPILSLVTHRQGEEFSDSAVAKPERTDSFDMGRLSDQMETESLQPDVSMEEKTELVSPKMDSAASVSEGSSGQDEFIKPDEVSIPNISACFVPLFRGGQIKRIKILHKDVILQLYCARLRVRFGISTKFVDQAGRPRLNFVVDISPNLYEVLDACNNVAHKFAVDSGSSSDWRCVVSTKNGPFNYPTARLHIPTVVSGNVAQYGTEICQKEPSGTVRKLVFEKFDAAELDALFQPGTFVDAFVSLEPYDYQQSAGIRVVAKRLIIHSE